A portion of the Adhaeribacter radiodurans genome contains these proteins:
- a CDS encoding tetratricopeptide repeat protein has product MAVLCLGLTTGQSYGQSKRQRKKAEKAQTEVEKQADPLLADARQKEAGESFFVDGVKYLLLEEYDKALERFQRAYALNPGNAALNYKLAETHMLAGRVNDALPFAQAAVTLDASNPYYYLLLAQLYSGSQKYDEAIKVLTKLTKDIPGTEQYLFNLADLYLARNRFDDALKTYEKIEKQYGFIEEVSFKRQQIYLKQNNLEKALKEGEALIASDPTEIRYPLAQAEVLANNKKIDQAIQLVNKALTIDQNNAQARLMLAELLRQKGQTTEAVTQLHTAFGNPGLDIDAKVKILIEYIRQLPQPASKNQPLLNTTLDLAEQTLKAHPQEAKAYAVAADVQNLANKKTEARNNYIKAVHLDNSHFSIWNQLVALDAELNQTDSLLAHTEKALELFPNQAVFWFYNGTSYLFKKNYSRAVKSLEYGKKLSLDKPELVLQFNLRLADSYNSLKDYTKSDEAYEAVLVQDPNNPQVLNNYSYYLSLRNQNLAKAKALSSKLVTLFPNEETYLDTHAWVLYKLKDFPNALKYFEKIGVNTKNGTIAEHYGDVLYQLGQKDKAVQQWQRAKTLGEASEFIDKKIKDQKLYE; this is encoded by the coding sequence ATGGCGGTACTCTGCCTGGGTTTAACAACCGGGCAGAGTTACGGCCAAAGTAAACGCCAGCGAAAAAAAGCAGAAAAGGCTCAAACCGAAGTTGAAAAACAAGCCGACCCTTTGTTAGCGGATGCCCGGCAAAAAGAAGCCGGCGAATCTTTTTTCGTGGATGGTGTTAAATACTTATTACTCGAAGAGTACGATAAAGCGTTAGAGCGTTTTCAGCGGGCTTACGCGCTTAACCCTGGTAATGCAGCCTTAAATTATAAACTTGCCGAAACGCACATGCTGGCTGGCCGGGTAAATGATGCCTTACCTTTTGCGCAAGCTGCCGTTACCCTCGATGCGTCTAATCCTTACTATTATTTACTTTTAGCTCAGTTATATTCTGGCAGCCAGAAGTACGACGAAGCCATTAAAGTTCTGACCAAACTTACTAAAGATATTCCGGGAACGGAACAATATTTATTTAACCTGGCCGACTTGTATCTGGCTCGGAACCGGTTTGATGATGCTTTAAAAACCTACGAGAAAATCGAAAAACAATATGGTTTTATTGAAGAAGTATCGTTTAAAAGACAACAAATTTATTTAAAGCAAAACAATCTAGAAAAGGCACTGAAAGAAGGAGAAGCCCTGATTGCCAGTGATCCCACCGAAATTCGGTATCCATTAGCGCAGGCCGAAGTGCTGGCTAATAATAAAAAAATTGACCAGGCCATTCAATTAGTAAATAAAGCGCTTACTATTGATCAAAATAATGCGCAAGCGCGTTTAATGCTCGCGGAGCTTTTACGTCAGAAAGGGCAAACAACCGAAGCTGTAACTCAATTGCACACGGCTTTCGGCAATCCTGGTTTGGATATAGATGCCAAAGTAAAAATACTGATTGAATACATCCGGCAACTTCCGCAGCCCGCCAGTAAAAATCAACCTTTATTAAATACCACCCTCGATTTAGCCGAACAAACATTAAAAGCGCACCCGCAAGAGGCCAAAGCTTACGCGGTAGCAGCCGATGTTCAAAATCTGGCCAATAAAAAAACGGAAGCCCGCAATAATTACATCAAAGCGGTGCATTTAGATAACTCTCATTTTAGTATCTGGAACCAGTTAGTAGCTTTAGATGCCGAGTTAAATCAAACAGATTCTTTATTAGCCCACACCGAAAAAGCATTAGAGTTATTTCCCAATCAGGCGGTATTCTGGTTTTATAATGGAACCTCTTATTTATTTAAGAAAAATTATTCGCGGGCAGTAAAATCTTTGGAGTACGGTAAAAAATTGTCATTGGATAAACCGGAATTAGTACTACAGTTTAACCTGCGTTTAGCCGATAGTTATAATTCCCTGAAAGATTATACTAAATCGGATGAGGCCTACGAAGCGGTACTGGTTCAAGACCCGAATAATCCGCAGGTATTAAATAACTACAGTTACTATTTATCGTTACGTAACCAAAACCTGGCAAAAGCAAAAGCACTTTCGAGTAAATTAGTAACTTTATTTCCGAACGAGGAGACTTATCTGGATACGCACGCTTGGGTATTGTATAAATTAAAAGACTTTCCAAACGCGCTGAAGTACTTCGAAAAGATTGGGGTAAACACTAAAAACGGAACAATTGCCGAACATTACGGCGATGTGCTGTACCAACTAGGTCAGAAAGACAAAGCGGTGCAACAGTGGCAACGTGCCAAAACCTTAGGCGAAGCCTCTGAGTTCATCGATAAAAAGATTAAAGATCAAAAATTATATGAATAA
- a CDS encoding DUF4292 domain-containing protein codes for MNKRLHILYAICLVVWFSACKRNSISSSSAPEKINKVNVINLDYTYLSAKGRMQFENEGEKINTGITIRMKKDTIIWISVVPALGIEVARLRLTPDSIAFINRLEKTYFADNVEGLKNRFNVDLSFNMVQSLLVGNYVPGQNGNEKLIDQDPIQHTRQNLGAAILDQFISTETYKLKKLQISDPESPNTITVDYSDFENVGDKPMAKSTLVVANTIKENQTKKMIASINLNKVDIDSKDLDFPFAIPPDYRRK; via the coding sequence ATGAATAAACGCCTTCATATTCTGTACGCAATATGTCTGGTTGTCTGGTTTTCCGCTTGTAAACGAAATAGCATCTCCAGTTCCTCAGCGCCCGAAAAAATAAATAAAGTAAACGTTATTAATCTCGATTACACGTATCTCTCTGCTAAAGGTCGGATGCAGTTTGAGAATGAGGGAGAAAAAATTAATACGGGTATTACTATCCGGATGAAAAAAGACACGATTATCTGGATTTCGGTAGTTCCTGCTTTAGGCATTGAAGTAGCTCGTTTACGGCTAACGCCCGACTCTATAGCTTTTATTAATCGTCTGGAAAAAACTTATTTTGCCGATAATGTAGAAGGTTTAAAAAACCGGTTCAACGTAGATTTATCTTTTAATATGGTACAATCGCTGTTGGTGGGCAATTACGTACCTGGCCAGAATGGCAATGAAAAATTAATTGATCAAGATCCCATTCAACATACCCGCCAGAACCTTGGTGCTGCTATCCTAGACCAGTTTATTTCTACTGAAACTTATAAGCTTAAAAAACTGCAGATTTCTGATCCTGAATCGCCGAATACCATTACGGTAGATTATTCTGATTTTGAAAATGTAGGAGATAAACCAATGGCTAAATCTACCCTGGTGGTGGCGAATACCATTAAGGAAAATCAGACCAAGAAAATGATAGCTTCTATTAATTTAAATAAAGTGGATATAGACAGCAAAGACCTGGATTTTCCGTTTGCTATTCCACCTGATTACCGACGCAAATAA